AGCGTTTGGCCTCGTTTACCCTGGCCCTTCGCTTCATCCCGCAGCATACCTGACATTCGCGTCTGCAGGCGTGTCCATACGTGTCGATACGCAGACGGCCGCCGAGTGTGCTCTCACAACAGGTGCGATGAATAGCCAACTGCAGCTTTCGGCATGAGAACAGGTCATGCTCACTTTACTCTCCCATTGAAAGGATCACAAAGCGGCGATGAGTGGGAGTACAGGAAGGGCTAGTGTGATACGATGACCTAAGAATGAGAAGAGCAAGTAAACAACGGCGCGGGGCTGGTTTGTCGGGCGCCACACCTGAACAGAGGCTGCCCTTGACCGAGTTGGGACGCATGTTTTGTTTCTCTGTTCCTCATGTGGGCTGCTGTCAtgctttgctgctgctgaacTGGTAttcttgcttttcttctCACAACTAAAACAAATCATCCAACCCAACACGAGCTCGTGGTAGCAGACAGTCTTTCTCTTTGATCTGCACCCTTGATCTGCACCCTCTCGTGTAGGGTCCTTTGAGACGACCATAGCTCAACCAACGGTTTGATCGCCGTGAAAAAATAGACTCCTCCAAGACCGGGTCGGCGGAGAAACCAGACTGGTCGGGGCGCGCATCGCCCGCCAGCAGCGGTACCTGCGTCTCGAGGGGCCGCAGGGGAAGCTTCCCGTCCGATGTCAACACGACTCCTTTCGCAGCTTGCAGAAGGACAGCACGGGGCAGAAACACAGACTCGTGGCGGCTGACCTTGCCCTGTCCCGTGCTCCCCGCGGCCAGCGACACGCGAGGAagaatgagagagagagagagagagagagagaggaagggaggcTACAAAGCGCGTTGCCATGGGCGTATGCGGGCGCTCGTATATGTACAGGACTGACTTTTCCATCCGAGCACCGACCAGCATGGCTGTGAGGCACGCCGGGTCGCTGATCGACAACCATCGGATGCTTGTCATCCACCTCGGATGGACTCACTTCGTTCCAATCGGGTGTTGAGCCATGGTCAGCAAGCAAAACGAACCTGCCAGCGCATCGCATTTGCGGCGCTCGACGGTAACAGACGGGAGGGGAAACGAGGTGACACACCGAACGTGTGTGGGCAGAGAGAAGCCAAACACGGGGAATTGCGGCCAATGGATGGGAGAAACTCCACGCGATTCTCACGATGGCTGCACCGTTGGTGGCAACCCAGGTAACGCCGCAACGCCGCAACGCCGCAACGGCCGCTTGAAGCTGTATGTCTGACTGACTGGCCTGGTCTACTCCTTGCTTGGGCACACCAGCTGCACAGTCTGGCGGAAGGGGCACCACAGCAATACACCTGAGCCCTCACCTTCACCGTCCCTCCATTATCTGTCCCCGGACACTGTCTATTTCCCCTTTCGCACTAGACCTTGGTGGCGCCGAACACCAAGGCAAGAAGCTTAAATGCTCGTCGTCCAATCCCCCGCCCGAGACCTTGGCGTGGCGTCTGCTAATGTGCTGAGTGGTACGCGATACGAGActtctcctcctcacccCCAGCCCCCCCTGTCGCCGGCAAGAGTACGCACCATGACACGGCCGGGCGGCGAAGCGGGACCACGGAACCCAAGTCGGAGCGCCGTACATCGCATTCGGTCCATCCATGCCTGGCTCCCCTTGGTATTGCAAGGCTATTGTTAGACCCGGTTTAGCCTGCATTGCAGCTCCGGCGCATGGATTTTCTGTCCGCACATCTGTCTCCCAACACCTGCACAGTCAGACCTCGACCGCCTGGGCGAATTCTTGTCGCTGAACATCTGCTGATGCCCTCTTGGCTAGCCTGGTCGATAAGGGTGACTTCCATGTCCCAAGCATAGGGCCAACGCAAGTCTCTAGTCCATGTGCTTCTGGTCATGTTCTCTGACACCCTGAAGTCCCGTCGAGGCATTCCCCCATCCTTCACACATGGTCGCCCCCTCTCCATAGTACTGGTGTCGTGGATCTGACTAAGAATGGTCGGTATTGGTTAAGGCTCAGGTACGATGATCTCGTCCTGTAGGAGTCATGCACGCTACGATGGCGAGAGAATTTGCGTGGGTAAACGTCCGAGAGTTCTCTTGGAAGTCCAACAACGCTAGTTCCTGGAAACTCAGATCGTGATGGGAGTTTTCCCAGCAAGGCTCTCGTGGTATGATATAAGGCGACCATTTTCCCTCTTCTCAGTCCGGTCTTGAACTCCCCTTCATCGGGCTagcctctccctctccctttcccttctttcACACGATCTTCTGTGTCGTTTCCACTCACTTCTTGTGAAGCATTCTCTCACTTTGCTTTTTTTCATACATACGTTCGCTTGTAAACTCACTCGCATCATCACAATGCATCTCACCTCTCTCCTCGCCACCTCCAtggccctggccgccgtccccggGGCCATGGCCTACCCCGGCATGGGCCAGCAGATTGAAGATATCAAGGCCCGCGCGAGCGATAGGGGCGACTCGAACGAGCTCCTCGGAGACCTCATCTCCCTCCAGGACCGCCAGctcaccgccgtcggcaaAGACGTCAAGAGGATCCtccagggcaagggggaCCCGGAGTCTAACGACCGCTACATCCTCAAGGTGCCTGACTTGACCTCGGACAAGTGCAAGAAGGACACGTGCTGCGTCTGGCGctacgtcgccgacgacatgTACCAGTTCATGGCAGGCAAGTCAGGCCGTTGCACTGGCCTGgcgcgcgccgccgtgcgcCTCGGCTTCCACGACGCCGGCACTTGGTCCAAGGCCACGGCCtcccagggcggcggcgccgacggcagcaTTCTGCTCGCACCGGGCGAGATCGACCGCTTCGAGAACCGCGGCCTGCAGGAGGTCGCCGCCAAGTTCATCGAGCTCCGCGGCAAGTACCTTTCTATGGGTTGGAACATCGGCATGGGTGACTTTATCCAGGTATGTTACGGGacggccttgttgtcatATTACGTGCGCAACACTTCATCTTTTTCGTCGTGCTCACATATCTGGTTCAGATGGGTGCCAACGTCGCCACCGTCGTCTGCCCCCTCGGCCCGCGCATCAAGACCTACGTCGGCCGTAAGGACAGCGCCGTGGGGGCGCCCCGCGGTCTCTTGCCGAGCCCGTTCCAGCCGGCCGACCAGCTGATCCAGCTCTTCCGCGACAAGACCATCGGCCCGcatggcctcgtcgccctgctcggCGCACACACGACCAGCCAGCAGAACTTTGTCAACACGACGCGCGCCGGCGACCCCCAGGATAGCACCCCGGGCGTTTGGGACGTGCTCTACTACAAGGAGACGCTCAGCACCAACTCCCCCCCCAGAGTTTTCAAGTTCCCCAGCGACATCGCCATCTCGCAGCACCCGGAGACTGCCAAGGAGTTCCAAGACTTTGCCggacgcggcggccaggACCACTGGAACGAGGTaagccctcccccccctcttctctcgaCGCTGAGTTTAGACCAATTCGCTTGTTGCAAAAAGTACTGACGATGAATCCCGACAGGACTACGCCCGTGAGTACATCCGCCTCTCGCTGTTGGGCGTCGACAACATCAACCAGCTGGTCGAGTGCACCAAGGTCCTCCCGCCGGCGATCAAGGGTTTCCGCATCCTCGACCAGTTCAAGCTCGACAAGTGGCTCAACAGCGTCGGCAACAAGGGTGCCGCCAAGAAGGTCGCCCAGGATATTGAGAAGGGCGACCCCGCCTCCGTCGAGGTGCCCCCCGTCAACAACTAAAGGGTTTCTGGAGGCGCTCGAGAGTACGGACAGTATTGGTGATGATTTATTTAGGGTAATGATAATTgagaggggggtggggggggggggaggagctCCATAGTAGGAGATTCCGAAACTGGGTTGTGACCCGGCCCGACTTTGTATATGTAGCGTCGTCACGTTCAGACAGATGACGGGTTCAATGGTTATATATTTTTCGGTACAAACAGCTTTTACACATTAACGTCCTTGACTTACAGCACAGAAGCCAAGGAAAGCCAATGAGTGGAACTTCCCAGGTTGCCGGGTTCCGCTTATCATTAGCAGTTGTTCGCAACACCAGCTATAAATTAACAGGTATGAGGCTGGGACATGTCATCTGTTCACATGGTCTGCCGGGCGTCGTGGTCCTGTATCCCAGTCGATTTTATGGATCATTCGTGCCGGGATCATCGGAAGTTCGGAATCGAGACGAACAACGCTCGGACCGGGGCTCTGGCTGTAATGAAGACTCAATAGCCATATCAGATTAGAGTTTTCTCTTCGTACAAGACCACAAGACAACCCCGCCATTCCGTCGGCTTGTTATGTTGTTTTATCAGTTCCTCGTAGTTCCACCCTAGAGCTCCACTTGACTCGAGCGGCGACCATCAGCAACCATGacttaccgcctcctcctcttcctctaCCGCAAGGACGGCATCACGCACGCCGAGTTCCGAGACCACTACGAGTACATCCACATACCTCTCACGCGGGAGCTTACGGGCTCCCTCTTCCCATCGCTGCACGCGCGGCGCTACATCGAGCGGTCACCGGATGGAGAGCCCA
The genomic region above belongs to Colletotrichum higginsianum IMI 349063 chromosome 2, whole genome shotgun sequence and contains:
- a CDS encoding Peroxidase, which translates into the protein MHLTSLLATSMALAAVPGAMAYPGMGQQIEDIKARASDRGDSNELLGDLISLQDRQLTAVGKDVKRILQGKGDPESNDRYILKVPDLTSDKCKKDTCCVWRYVADDMYQFMAGKSGRCTGLARAAVRLGFHDAGTWSKATASQGGGADGSILLAPGEIDRFENRGLQEVAAKFIELRGKYLSMGWNIGMGDFIQMGANVATVVCPLGPRIKTYVGRKDSAVGAPRGLLPSPFQPADQLIQLFRDKTIGPHGLVALLGAHTTSQQNFVNTTRAGDPQDSTPGVWDVLYYKETLSTNSPPRVFKFPSDIAISQHPETAKEFQDFAGRGGQDHWNEDYAREYIRLSLLGVDNINQLVECTKVLPPAIKGFRILDQFKLDKWLNSVGNKGAAKKVAQDIEKGDPASVEVPPVNN